TTTCTGGATGGCTTGCCGGCAGGATGAACGTCAAAACCTTGCCATTGTGGGGGCGGTGGTAGAACTCCAAATCGGATTCGCTTTCCCTTTTGCCGAGAAACTTTGCAAGCTCCCCGCTGAAAACCGCGCACGTCATCGAATTCATAAGCTTCGGGAACAATCTTGCCTGCGAATTGTTTAAATTGCTTGCCGAAAGTTTCACAAACCACGTGCCGCAAGCAACGCTTTCCGATTTTTTGGCAGCCTTTTGATTTCCGCCTCGCGTTTCATCGCCCGGCTCTGGCTTTCCGCCTTTTCCGAGAAAACCAGCCTTACCGGCAATCTGGCGCGCGTGTACCTGCTGGCCTTTCCCGCGTTATGCGCTTCAACGCGTTTTTCCAAATCATTCGTCCAGCCGCAGTAGAACGAATTGTCGGAGCACCGGAGCAGGTAAACAAAGAAACCCCGTTTTGCCCCCTTAACTTCACTGC
The sequence above is drawn from the Candidatus Diapherotrites archaeon genome and encodes:
- a CDS encoding GIY-YIG nuclease family protein; protein product: MKPLAGSEVKGAKRGFFVYLLRCSDNSFYCGWTNDLEKRVEAHNAGKASRYTRARLPVRLVFSEKAESQSRAMKREAEIKRLPKNRKALLAARGL